The Ignavibacteriales bacterium genome has a window encoding:
- a CDS encoding PorV/PorQ family protein produces the protein MKIINTKTVITIVLLAIVYPQPFFAGGINKVGTASATFLRIPVGARAAGMGSSFVSMIDDPSALYWNPAVISSVNSNALIFDHSPWLPGINFDFVGIVLPFENFSTVGISATILRTDEMDVTTPDAPMGTGETFTASSFALGFSYSRYLTDKFSIGGTFKYIRETIYNSSATGIAFDVGTIYETPFAGIRLGASISNFGTKMQMTGEDLNVRVDIAPNQEGNNQSVVGKLNTDEFDLPLTMRLGISGELVKSDFMRVTLSADGINPNDNAQSVNVGTEIGLLNDALRIRGGFKDLFLKENENNFTFGIDVNEIKLIGGVLVTAAYSFQKFVHLRDSNRFTLIIKF, from the coding sequence ATGAAAATAATTAACACAAAAACTGTAATTACAATTGTTCTGTTAGCAATTGTTTATCCTCAGCCTTTCTTTGCGGGGGGAATTAATAAAGTTGGAACGGCATCGGCAACATTTCTTAGAATACCGGTTGGAGCCCGTGCAGCAGGTATGGGCAGTTCATTTGTATCAATGATTGATGATCCGTCTGCTCTTTATTGGAATCCGGCAGTTATTTCATCTGTAAACTCGAATGCATTAATTTTTGATCATTCACCCTGGCTGCCAGGAATCAATTTTGATTTTGTTGGTATTGTGCTACCATTTGAAAATTTTAGTACGGTTGGTATTAGCGCTACAATATTACGAACAGATGAAATGGATGTAACTACTCCCGATGCACCAATGGGAACTGGTGAAACTTTTACTGCCTCAAGTTTTGCTCTGGGATTTTCTTATAGCCGCTACTTGACTGACAAGTTTTCAATAGGCGGGACGTTTAAATATATAAGAGAAACCATTTATAACTCCTCCGCCACCGGAATTGCATTCGATGTTGGGACGATATATGAAACTCCTTTTGCCGGAATTCGTCTTGGGGCAAGCATTTCAAATTTCGGTACAAAAATGCAGATGACCGGTGAGGATTTAAATGTACGAGTTGATATTGCACCGAATCAGGAAGGAAATAACCAGAGTGTTGTTGGTAAATTGAATACCGATGAATTTGACCTGCCACTCACAATGCGTCTTGGTATTTCCGGCGAGCTTGTTAAAAGTGATTTTATGCGGGTTACACTTTCTGCCGATGGAATTAATCCAAATGATAATGCTCAAAGTGTAAATGTTGGAACAGAGATTGGATTATTAAATGATGCATTGAGAATAAGAGGTGGTTTTAAAGATCTTTTCCTTAAAGAAAATGAAAACAATTTTACATTTGGTATCGATGTAAATGAAATAAAATTAATTGGTGGTGTTCTGGTTACTGCGGCTTATTCATTTCAAAAATTTGTTCATTTAAGAGATTCGAATCGGTTTACATTAATTATAAAATTTTAA